Proteins encoded together in one Pseudoroseomonas cervicalis window:
- the greA gene encoding transcription elongation factor GreA yields the protein MQKFPMTAEGLARLEDELRQLKAEERPAVIRAIAEARAHGDLSENAEYHAARERQSFIEGRIAELEGIIPSVEVIDTSKLSGDQVRFGAFVTIIDEESEEEKTYRIVGAHEADTKLGSISISSPLAKALLGKKLGDSVEVPAPGGARAYEIAKVRFN from the coding sequence GTGCAGAAGTTCCCGATGACCGCCGAAGGTCTCGCCCGGCTTGAGGACGAATTGCGGCAACTGAAGGCGGAGGAGCGCCCGGCCGTGATCCGCGCCATCGCCGAGGCGCGTGCCCATGGCGACCTCTCCGAGAACGCCGAGTACCACGCGGCGCGCGAGCGCCAGTCCTTCATCGAGGGCCGCATCGCCGAGCTCGAGGGCATCATCCCCTCGGTCGAGGTGATCGACACCTCCAAGCTCTCCGGCGACCAGGTGCGCTTCGGCGCCTTCGTCACGATCATCGACGAGGAGAGCGAGGAGGAGAAGACCTACCGCATCGTCGGTGCGCATGAGGCCGACACCAAGCTCGGCTCGATCTCCATCTCCTCGCCGCTGGCCAAGGCGCTGCTCGGCAAGAAGCTCGGCGACTCGGTCGAGGTGCCGGCGCCCGGCGGCGCCCGCGCCTATGAGATCGCCAAGGTGCGTTTCAACTGA
- a CDS encoding threonine ammonia-lyase: protein MAAPGLTGSALAADLPAPATISLADVREAAARIQGAVLRTPTVPAPAIGRVAGCEVWLKLDNLQATGAFKERGAANRLALLSAREKATGVIAMSAGNHAQAVARHASLLGIRATIVMPRFTPATKVVRTESWGAHVVLHGETLAEAAAHAHALALREGLTFIHPYDDPGVMAGQGTMAIEMIEDAPGLDTLVFPVGGGGLLAGCAAAALELNPALKVYGVEVEGYPAMAQRLAGQPVAVGGPTIAEGIAVRDVGERPYALLQRLGIEVLVVPERAVEQGVALLAEGAKLVAEGAGAAGVAALLTHPDRFAGRRVGTPVCGGNIDARALSNVLLRQLLRDGRILRLHFDIPDRPGVLSDISKRISDAGGNVIEVKHQQLFGAPTVQSTELELMIEVRDSQQGSAIIAALQAADYMVRRV, encoded by the coding sequence ATGGCGGCGCCCGGCCTGACCGGCAGCGCCCTGGCAGCCGATCTGCCGGCGCCCGCCACCATCAGCCTCGCCGATGTGCGCGAAGCCGCCGCCCGCATCCAGGGCGCGGTGCTGCGCACGCCGACCGTGCCGGCGCCGGCCATCGGCCGCGTCGCCGGCTGCGAGGTCTGGCTGAAGCTCGACAACCTGCAGGCCACCGGCGCCTTCAAGGAGCGCGGCGCGGCCAATCGCCTCGCCCTGCTCTCGGCGCGGGAGAAGGCGACGGGCGTCATCGCCATGTCGGCCGGCAACCACGCCCAGGCGGTGGCGCGCCATGCCAGCCTGCTCGGCATCCGCGCCACCATCGTCATGCCGCGCTTCACCCCGGCCACCAAGGTGGTGCGCACGGAAAGCTGGGGCGCGCATGTGGTGCTGCATGGCGAGACGCTGGCGGAGGCCGCGGCGCATGCCCATGCGCTGGCGCTGCGCGAGGGCCTGACCTTCATCCACCCCTATGACGATCCCGGGGTGATGGCCGGCCAGGGCACCATGGCGATCGAGATGATCGAGGATGCGCCGGGGCTCGACACTCTGGTCTTCCCGGTGGGCGGCGGCGGCCTGCTCGCCGGCTGCGCCGCCGCGGCGCTGGAGCTGAACCCGGCCCTCAAGGTCTATGGCGTCGAGGTCGAGGGCTATCCGGCCATGGCGCAGCGCCTGGCCGGCCAGCCGGTCGCCGTGGGCGGCCCGACGATTGCCGAGGGCATCGCGGTGCGCGATGTCGGCGAGCGCCCCTATGCGCTGCTGCAACGCCTCGGCATCGAGGTGCTGGTGGTGCCGGAGCGCGCCGTGGAGCAGGGCGTCGCCCTGCTGGCCGAGGGCGCCAAGCTGGTGGCCGAGGGCGCCGGCGCCGCCGGTGTCGCGGCGCTGCTGACGCATCCGGACCGCTTCGCCGGACGGCGCGTCGGCACCCCGGTCTGCGGCGGCAATATCGATGCGCGGGCGCTGTCCAACGTGCTGCTGCGCCAGCTGCTGCGCGATGGCCGCATCCTGCGGCTGCATTTCGACATTCCCGACCGGCCCGGCGTGCTTTCCGACATCTCGAAGCGCATCTCGGATGCCGGCGGCAATGTGATCGAGGTGAAGCACCAGCAGCTCTTCGGCGCACCGACGGTGCAGTCGACCGAGCTGGAGCTGATGATCGAGGTGCGCGACTCCCAGCAGGGCAGCGCCATCATCGCGGCGCTGCAGGCGGCGGACTACATGGTCCGCCGCGTCTGA
- a CDS encoding Lrp/AsnC family transcriptional regulator, with the protein MPDTTDNLDAVDRQILAELQEDGRMTNVELARRVELSAPPCLRRVRRLEEAGIIRGYHADIDPVALGWQITFFALVGLESQKHAILSAFEQDVTSWPEVRECHMIRGGGDFLLRLVARDTAHENALTNRLTSAPNVGRVTTLQTIHTAKELPGVPLGAR; encoded by the coding sequence ATGCCCGATACGACCGACAATCTGGATGCGGTGGACCGCCAGATCCTGGCCGAGCTGCAGGAGGACGGGCGGATGACCAATGTGGAGCTGGCGCGGCGCGTCGAGCTCTCGGCGCCGCCCTGCCTGCGCCGCGTCCGCCGGCTGGAGGAGGCGGGCATCATCCGCGGCTACCACGCCGATATCGACCCGGTGGCGCTGGGCTGGCAGATCACCTTCTTCGCGCTGGTGGGGCTGGAGAGCCAGAAGCACGCCATCCTCTCCGCCTTCGAGCAGGATGTGACCTCCTGGCCGGAGGTGCGGGAATGCCACATGATCCGCGGCGGCGGCGATTTCCTGCTGCGGCTGGTGGCGCGCGACACGGCGCATGAGAATGCGCTGACCAACCGGCTGACCTCGGCGCCGAATGTCGGCCGCGTCACCACGCTGCAGACCATCCACACCGCCAAGGAACTGCCCGGCGTGCCGCTCGGCGCGCGCTGA
- the trxB gene encoding thioredoxin-disulfide reductase, whose translation MPELHRTRLLILGAGPAGYTAAIYAARAGLSPLIVAGMQPGGQLTITTDVENFPGFAQPVQGPWLMEQMREQAEHVGARIQYDLITAIDLGQRPFRATGDSGDTYEAEAVVIATGAQAKWLGIPGEKELSGFGVSACATCDGFFYRGKHVAVIGGGNSAVEEALYLSNLAAKVTLIHRRDSLKAERILQQRLFAKPNVEILWNTLTDSVLADSSGRAPVARGLALRDRISHETRELAVDGVFVAIGHAPATSLFKGQLEMDGEGYLVTAPDSTRTSREGVFAAGDVQDRIYRQAVTAAGTGCMAALEAERFLDGLTLPQHEQAA comes from the coding sequence TTGCCCGAACTGCACCGCACCCGTCTGTTGATCCTCGGCGCCGGCCCTGCCGGGTATACGGCGGCGATCTATGCCGCGCGTGCCGGCCTGTCACCCCTGATCGTGGCCGGCATGCAGCCGGGCGGGCAGCTGACCATCACCACCGATGTCGAGAACTTCCCCGGCTTCGCCCAGCCGGTGCAGGGCCCCTGGCTGATGGAGCAGATGCGCGAGCAGGCCGAGCATGTCGGCGCCCGCATCCAGTACGACCTGATCACCGCGATCGATCTCGGCCAGCGGCCGTTCCGCGCCACCGGCGATTCCGGCGACACCTATGAGGCCGAGGCGGTGGTGATCGCCACCGGAGCCCAGGCCAAATGGCTCGGCATCCCGGGCGAGAAGGAGCTGTCCGGCTTCGGCGTCTCCGCCTGCGCCACCTGCGACGGCTTCTTCTACCGCGGCAAGCATGTGGCGGTGATCGGCGGCGGCAATTCGGCGGTGGAGGAGGCGCTCTACCTCTCCAACCTGGCCGCCAAGGTGACCCTGATCCACCGGCGCGACTCGCTGAAGGCCGAGCGCATCCTGCAGCAGCGGCTGTTCGCCAAGCCGAATGTCGAGATCCTGTGGAACACCCTGACCGACTCCGTGCTCGCCGACAGCAGCGGCCGCGCCCCCGTGGCGCGCGGCCTGGCGCTGCGCGACCGGATCAGCCACGAGACGCGGGAGCTGGCGGTGGATGGCGTCTTCGTCGCCATCGGCCATGCCCCGGCCACGAGCCTGTTCAAGGGACAGCTGGAGATGGATGGGGAGGGCTATCTGGTGACCGCACCCGATTCGACGCGCACCAGCCGGGAGGGCGTCTTCGCCGCCGGCGACGTGCAGGACCGCATCTACCGCCAGGCGGTGACGGCGGCCGGCACCGGTTGCATGGCGGCGCTGGAGGCGGAGCGCTTCCTCGACGGCCTGACCCTGCCGCAGCACGAACAGGCGGCCTGA
- a CDS encoding LysR family transcriptional regulator yields MPLDWDKLRVFHAVAEAGSFTHAGESLNLSQSAVSRQIQALEEALAVPLFHRHARGLILTEQGETLNRTVREVFAKLAMTEALLTESRERAAGRLKVTTTTGFGTAWLAPRLRKFMGLHSDVTVTLLLDDADLDLAMREADVAIRMHPPKQPDLIQRHVATFGWKIVGSPEYLKGSGIPQRAEDLDAHRLIVYGDYRPPVESINWLLEAGRRPGSPRRAAVEVNSLPAMLHAVRSGLGLAALPDYMSDDLRDLIPVLTDLKSPRIDAYFVYPEEMRHSKRVGVFRDFLVSELAATNT; encoded by the coding sequence ATGCCGCTCGACTGGGACAAGCTGCGTGTCTTCCACGCGGTCGCCGAGGCCGGCAGCTTCACGCATGCCGGCGAATCGCTGAACCTCAGCCAATCCGCCGTCTCGCGCCAGATCCAGGCGCTGGAGGAGGCGCTGGCGGTGCCGCTGTTCCACCGCCATGCGCGCGGCCTGATCCTGACCGAGCAGGGCGAGACGCTGAACCGCACGGTGCGGGAGGTCTTCGCCAAGCTGGCCATGACCGAGGCGCTGCTGACCGAGAGCCGCGAGCGCGCGGCGGGCCGGCTGAAGGTGACCACCACCACCGGCTTCGGCACCGCCTGGCTGGCGCCGCGCCTGCGCAAATTCATGGGGCTGCACAGCGACGTCACGGTGACGCTGCTGCTGGACGATGCCGATCTTGACCTCGCCATGCGCGAGGCGGATGTCGCCATCCGCATGCACCCGCCGAAGCAGCCGGACCTGATCCAGCGCCATGTGGCGACCTTCGGCTGGAAGATCGTGGGCTCGCCCGAATACCTGAAGGGCTCCGGCATCCCGCAGCGGGCCGAGGATCTCGATGCCCACCGGCTGATCGTCTATGGCGACTACCGCCCGCCGGTGGAGAGCATCAACTGGCTGCTGGAGGCCGGCCGCCGCCCCGGCAGCCCGCGCCGCGCGGCGGTCGAGGTGAACTCGCTGCCGGCCATGCTGCATGCGGTGCGTTCCGGCCTCGGCCTGGCGGCGCTGCCGGACTACATGAGCGACGATCTGCGCGACCTGATCCCGGTGCTGACCGACCTGAAATCGCCGCGCATCGACGCCTATTTCGTCTATCCGGAGGAGATGCGGCACTCGAAGCGGGTCGGCGTGTTCCGCGACTTCCTGGTGTCCGAACTGGCGGCGACCAACACCTGA
- the fhuF gene encoding siderophore-iron reductase FhuF: MLRLPPVPFDFLQGRLASAGTGLVPAGTRGPSLALSDLLAPGAVDRILAPLLREKPDQDRRALLSLWSRYYFFTLIPPVALTLMLAHRRLPLAPAGASVLLKPDGLPAAIALPHAGEECAAPQDPFERFAPLLQGHLAPLIAHWAAEAKLAQRVLWANAASYFAWIVRETAAAPDAPPGAAECGQAIVAATHLPDGSANPMHEPMKPLEGSTDGKRWRKVCCLLYRLPDRSECSYCPLLLGKDRKGCAH; the protein is encoded by the coding sequence GTGCTGCGCCTGCCGCCGGTGCCCTTCGACTTCCTGCAGGGCAGGCTGGCCAGCGCCGGCACCGGGCTGGTGCCCGCCGGCACGCGCGGCCCCAGCCTGGCCCTCTCCGACCTGCTGGCGCCCGGCGCCGTGGACCGCATCCTGGCGCCGCTGCTGCGCGAGAAGCCGGACCAGGACCGCCGCGCCCTGCTCTCGCTGTGGAGCCGCTACTACTTCTTCACCCTTATCCCGCCGGTGGCGCTGACGCTGATGCTGGCGCATCGCCGCCTGCCGCTGGCGCCGGCCGGCGCCTCGGTGCTGCTGAAGCCGGACGGGCTGCCCGCCGCCATCGCCCTGCCGCATGCGGGCGAGGAATGCGCCGCGCCGCAGGATCCCTTCGAGCGCTTCGCCCCGCTGCTGCAGGGCCATCTGGCGCCGCTGATCGCCCATTGGGCGGCCGAGGCGAAGCTGGCGCAACGCGTGCTCTGGGCCAATGCCGCAAGCTACTTCGCCTGGATCGTGCGCGAGACGGCCGCCGCCCCCGACGCCCCGCCCGGCGCGGCGGAATGCGGCCAGGCCATCGTCGCCGCCACCCACCTGCCCGATGGCAGCGCCAACCCGATGCATGAGCCGATGAAGCCGCTGGAGGGCAGCACCGACGGCAAGCGCTGGCGCAAGGTGTGCTGCCTGCTCTACCGCCTGCCGGACCGCTCGGAATGCTCCTACTGCCCGCTGCTGCTGGGCAAGGACCGCAAGGGCTGCGCCCACTGA
- a CDS encoding multidrug DMT transporter permease, whose amino-acid sequence METYLPALILLSGGAFIHSRSNVPELRPASEASDTAWKLLAKLAFYLWIGLLVWGLYNLPLLNLGIAFVLSLAFNVLLAMRGPKSIWPGLSMVMCAAGVALGVYTVLV is encoded by the coding sequence ATGGAAACCTACCTGCCTGCCCTGATCCTGCTCTCCGGCGGCGCCTTCATCCATAGCCGCTCCAACGTGCCGGAGCTGCGCCCGGCCTCGGAAGCCTCCGACACCGCCTGGAAGCTGCTGGCCAAGCTGGCCTTCTATCTGTGGATCGGCCTGCTGGTCTGGGGCCTCTACAATTTGCCGCTGCTCAATCTCGGCATCGCCTTCGTGCTGTCGCTGGCCTTCAACGTGCTGCTGGCCATGCGCGGGCCGAAATCCATCTGGCCCGGCCTGTCCATGGTGATGTGCGCGGCGGGGGTGGCGCTCGGCGTCTATACCGTGCTGGTCTGA
- a CDS encoding alpha/beta fold hydrolase, with translation MVFEGFTLEERSVDGQSLRLRRGGEGPPLLLLHGNPQTHLMWHRVAPVLARRYSVVCPDLRGYGFSGKPGVSERSAAHSKRAMAADLAGLMRQLGHERFQLVAHDRGARVAHRLALDFPQAVQKLAVLDIVPTIEHFERTDMSFALGYYHWFFLAQKHDLPERMILRDVEDWFDLQTSREPKDRGFFHPEARADYLAALKLPGTVTSICEDYRAATGIDLEHDRASRAAGEKIRCPLLALWGARGSIGKWYDPLAIWSAYAEQPAKGHAVNSGHYLAEEAPEEVLAALDDFLDS, from the coding sequence ATGGTGTTCGAAGGATTCACGCTGGAGGAACGCAGCGTGGACGGCCAGAGCCTGCGCCTGCGCCGCGGCGGCGAGGGCCCGCCCCTGCTGCTGCTGCACGGCAACCCGCAGACGCATCTGATGTGGCACCGTGTCGCCCCGGTGCTGGCGCGGCGCTACAGCGTGGTCTGCCCCGACCTGCGCGGCTATGGCTTCTCCGGCAAGCCCGGCGTCAGCGAGCGCAGCGCCGCGCATTCCAAGCGCGCCATGGCGGCCGATCTGGCCGGGCTGATGCGCCAGCTCGGGCATGAGCGCTTCCAGCTGGTGGCGCATGACCGCGGCGCCCGCGTGGCGCACCGCCTGGCGCTGGATTTCCCGCAGGCGGTGCAGAAGCTCGCCGTGCTCGACATCGTGCCGACCATCGAGCATTTCGAGCGCACCGATATGAGCTTCGCGCTCGGCTACTACCACTGGTTCTTCCTGGCCCAGAAGCACGATCTGCCCGAGCGCATGATCCTGCGCGACGTCGAGGACTGGTTCGACCTGCAGACCTCGCGCGAGCCCAAGGATCGCGGCTTCTTCCACCCCGAGGCGCGGGCGGACTACCTGGCGGCGCTGAAGCTGCCGGGCACCGTGACCTCGATCTGCGAGGATTACCGCGCCGCCACAGGCATCGACCTGGAGCATGACCGCGCCAGCCGCGCGGCGGGCGAGAAGATCCGCTGCCCGCTGCTGGCGCTGTGGGGCGCCAGGGGCAGCATCGGCAAATGGTATGATCCGCTGGCGATCTGGTCGGCCTATGCCGAGCAGCCGGCCAAGGGCCATGCGGTGAACAGCGGCCATTACCTGGCCGAGGAAGCGCCCGAGGAGGTGCTGGCAGCCCTGGACGACTTCCTCGACTCTTAG
- a CDS encoding type 1 glutamine amidotransferase domain-containing protein — protein sequence MTEITKARILILATDGFEQSELVVPLQDLRQAGARVEVAAPEKTRQPGQITGWDKTDWGQAVPVDRKLAEVKAEDYDALVLPGGVINPDNLRVEPQAIALVRDFAAKGKVVAAICHGPWLLVEAGLAKGRKMTSYNSIRTDVQNAGATWLDQEVVTDQGIVTSRSPDDLKAFVAKIVEEVKEGSHGARRAA from the coding sequence ATGACCGAGATCACGAAGGCCCGCATCCTGATCCTGGCGACCGATGGTTTCGAGCAGTCGGAGCTGGTGGTGCCGCTGCAGGATCTGCGCCAGGCCGGCGCCAGGGTCGAGGTGGCGGCGCCCGAGAAGACGCGCCAGCCCGGCCAGATCACCGGCTGGGACAAGACCGATTGGGGCCAGGCCGTGCCGGTGGACCGCAAGCTGGCCGAGGTGAAGGCGGAGGATTACGACGCGCTGGTGCTGCCGGGCGGAGTCATCAACCCGGACAATCTGCGCGTCGAGCCGCAGGCGATCGCGCTGGTGCGCGACTTCGCCGCCAAGGGCAAGGTGGTGGCGGCGATCTGCCACGGGCCCTGGCTGCTGGTGGAGGCCGGCCTCGCCAAGGGCCGCAAGATGACCTCCTACAACTCGATCCGCACCGATGTGCAGAATGCCGGCGCCACCTGGCTGGACCAGGAGGTGGTGACCGACCAGGGCATCGTCACCAGCCGCTCGCCGGACGACCTGAAGGCCTTCGTCGCCAAGATCGTTGAGGAGGTGAAGGAAGGCTCGCACGGCGCCCGCCGCGCCGCCTGA
- a CDS encoding DinB family protein produces MISPAWCRMMAAYNSEMNRRFYAAAATLDEAARQQPRGAFFGSLHGTLCHLLWADATWMARLDGGAPPAASLADSPLLHADFAPMPAARAALDARIEAWAEGLDEAALQSDLTWHSQAAGRSIHRPMALVVTHFFNHQTHHRGQAHALLTAAGASTGDTDLPLVLA; encoded by the coding sequence ATGATCAGCCCGGCCTGGTGCCGCATGATGGCGGCCTATAACAGCGAGATGAACCGCCGCTTCTACGCCGCGGCCGCGACGCTGGACGAGGCGGCGCGGCAGCAGCCGCGCGGCGCCTTCTTCGGCTCCCTGCATGGCACGCTGTGCCACCTGCTCTGGGCGGATGCGACCTGGATGGCACGGCTGGATGGCGGCGCGCCGCCCGCCGCGAGCCTGGCCGACAGCCCGCTTCTGCATGCCGATTTCGCCCCCATGCCGGCGGCGCGCGCCGCGCTGGATGCGCGGATCGAGGCCTGGGCGGAGGGGCTGGACGAGGCGGCTCTGCAGAGCGACCTCACTTGGCACAGCCAGGCGGCCGGCCGCAGCATCCACCGCCCCATGGCCCTGGTGGTGACGCATTTCTTCAACCACCAGACGCATCATCGCGGCCAGGCGCATGCGCTGCTGACCGCCGCCGGCGCCAGCACCGGGGATACCGACCTGCCTCTCGTGCTGGCCTGA
- a CDS encoding GNAT family N-acetyltransferase — MSAASHSPPPFAIREGRDTDAADFIRLIGDAWGEYPNCVLDVDGEVPELRALQSYFAEAGGALWAAEAPDGRVVGMVATRPLGSDRAWEICKMYVEKAQRGSGLAHALLGGAEAHAREAGAQRIVLWTDTRFEAAHRFYEKRGYVRSGSIRILDDISKSLEFRYAKPLLGLAVEALDAAAAASAERSLAEMLVACVADGAATGHLPPLPLETSRQFWRRVSGDVALGHRLLLVAWQEGRVAGTVQLNLAMPQDQPHRAVLEQLLVHPGFRRQGIGRALMQRAEQAARGIGRSLLTLDIRAGAAAEALCRSQGWVEAGRIPGFSRDAAGQAHRPAAAVSQPVRGVAAALARRRARARLGA, encoded by the coding sequence GTGAGCGCGGCGAGCCACTCCCCCCCGCCCTTCGCCATCCGCGAGGGGCGCGACACCGATGCGGCGGATTTCATCCGCCTCATCGGTGACGCCTGGGGCGAGTATCCGAACTGCGTGCTCGACGTCGATGGCGAGGTGCCGGAGCTGCGCGCCCTGCAGAGCTATTTCGCCGAGGCCGGCGGCGCGCTCTGGGCGGCCGAGGCGCCGGATGGCCGCGTCGTCGGCATGGTGGCGACGCGCCCGCTCGGCTCCGACCGGGCGTGGGAAATCTGCAAGATGTATGTCGAGAAGGCGCAGCGCGGCAGCGGCCTCGCCCACGCCCTGCTCGGCGGCGCCGAGGCGCATGCGCGCGAGGCCGGCGCGCAGCGCATCGTGCTGTGGACCGACACGCGCTTCGAGGCGGCGCACCGTTTCTACGAGAAGCGCGGCTATGTCCGCTCGGGCTCGATCCGCATCCTCGACGACATCTCGAAATCGCTGGAGTTCCGCTACGCCAAGCCGCTGCTCGGCCTGGCGGTGGAGGCGCTGGACGCCGCCGCGGCGGCCAGCGCCGAGCGCAGCCTGGCCGAGATGCTGGTGGCCTGCGTCGCCGATGGCGCGGCGACCGGCCATCTGCCGCCGCTCCCGCTCGAGACCTCGCGCCAGTTCTGGCGCCGGGTGTCGGGCGATGTGGCGCTGGGCCACCGGCTGCTGCTGGTCGCCTGGCAGGAGGGGCGGGTCGCCGGCACGGTGCAGCTGAACCTCGCCATGCCGCAGGACCAGCCGCACCGCGCCGTGCTGGAGCAGCTGCTGGTGCATCCGGGCTTCCGACGCCAGGGCATCGGCCGCGCGCTGATGCAGCGGGCGGAGCAGGCGGCGCGCGGCATCGGCCGTTCGCTGCTGACGCTCGACATCCGCGCCGGCGCCGCGGCCGAGGCGCTGTGCCGCAGCCAGGGCTGGGTGGAGGCGGGGCGCATCCCCGGCTTCTCCCGCGACGCCGCCGGGCAAGCTCACCGACCAGCTGCTGCTGTATCGCAGCCTGTGAGAGGGGTGGCGGCGGCGCTTGCCCGCCGCCGCGCCCGCGCTAGGCTGGGCGCATGA
- a CDS encoding pyridoxal phosphate-dependent aminotransferase — MPALAGRLKDIAVSASVIMGTRARELAAEGKKVISLASGEPDFATPSHAIEAAHQAALSGDTKYPPTDGTRALKLAVQKKFKRDNNLDYALDEILVANGGKQIIMDALLASCDPGDEVLIPAPFWVSYADMAKLATATPTYVNCPQNNGFKLRPEDLDAAITPKTKWLFLNFPNNPTGAACSRAEMQAIATVMLKHPHVWILTDDMYEHLVYDGEFCTIAEVEPRLKDRVLTVNGASKTYAMTGWRVGFAGGPKSLIKAMTNMQGQLTSGISTISQAAAVAALEGPQELIAERAAIYRERRDMVVAMLAEAPGVSCHKPEGAFYVYPNIAGCIGKTSKGGKRIENDTDFALALLEEKLVATVQGTAYGMSPYIRISYATDTESLREACARIQEFCRELA, encoded by the coding sequence ATGCCCGCCCTTGCCGGTCGCCTGAAAGACATCGCCGTTTCCGCTTCCGTCATCATGGGCACCCGCGCCCGTGAGCTGGCCGCCGAGGGCAAGAAGGTCATCAGCCTCGCCTCCGGCGAGCCGGATTTCGCCACGCCTTCCCACGCGATCGAGGCGGCGCACCAGGCGGCGCTGTCGGGCGACACCAAATATCCGCCGACCGACGGCACCCGCGCGCTGAAGCTCGCCGTGCAGAAGAAGTTCAAGCGCGACAACAATCTCGACTACGCGCTGGACGAGATCCTGGTGGCCAATGGCGGCAAGCAGATCATCATGGACGCGCTGCTGGCCAGCTGCGACCCGGGCGACGAGGTGCTGATCCCCGCCCCCTTCTGGGTCAGCTACGCCGACATGGCGAAGCTCGCCACCGCGACGCCCACCTATGTGAACTGCCCGCAGAACAACGGCTTCAAGCTGCGGCCCGAGGATCTGGACGCCGCCATCACGCCGAAGACCAAGTGGCTGTTCCTGAACTTCCCGAACAACCCGACCGGCGCCGCCTGCTCGCGCGCCGAGATGCAGGCCATCGCCACGGTGATGCTGAAGCATCCGCATGTCTGGATCCTGACGGACGACATGTATGAGCACCTGGTCTATGACGGCGAATTCTGCACCATCGCCGAGGTGGAGCCGCGGCTGAAGGACCGGGTGCTGACGGTCAATGGCGCCTCCAAGACCTATGCCATGACCGGCTGGCGCGTCGGCTTCGCCGGCGGCCCGAAATCGCTGATCAAGGCGATGACCAACATGCAGGGCCAGCTGACCAGCGGCATCAGCACGATCAGCCAGGCCGCCGCCGTCGCCGCCCTGGAAGGCCCGCAGGAGCTGATCGCCGAGCGCGCCGCGATCTATCGCGAGCGGCGCGACATGGTGGTGGCCATGCTGGCCGAGGCGCCGGGCGTCAGCTGCCACAAGCCGGAAGGCGCCTTCTACGTCTATCCGAATATCGCCGGCTGCATCGGCAAGACCAGCAAGGGCGGCAAGCGGATCGAGAACGACACCGATTTCGCGCTCGCCCTGCTGGAGGAGAAGCTGGTGGCGACGGTGCAGGGCACGGCCTATGGCATGAGCCCCTATATCCGCATCTCCTACGCCACCGACACGGAAAGCCTGCGCGAGGCCTGCGCCCGCATCCAGGAGTTCTGCCGGGAGCTGGCGTGA
- a CDS encoding glyoxalase superfamily protein, which yields MSTAPLFQATIPVLRSFDAAKAREFYLDFLGFALDWEHRFEPDLPLYCQISRGALLLHLSEHHGDACPGATVFIRMQGIEAFHQELIGKRYRFARPGLESLPWGRMVTVGDPFGNHLRFCEPPAGG from the coding sequence ATGAGCACCGCCCCCCTCTTCCAGGCCACCATCCCCGTGCTGCGCAGCTTCGACGCCGCGAAGGCACGCGAATTCTATCTGGATTTCCTGGGCTTCGCCCTGGATTGGGAACACCGCTTCGAGCCCGATCTGCCGCTCTACTGCCAGATCAGCCGCGGCGCGCTGCTGCTGCACCTGTCGGAGCATCATGGCGATGCCTGCCCCGGCGCCACGGTGTTCATCCGCATGCAGGGCATCGAGGCCTTCCACCAGGAGCTGATCGGCAAGCGATACCGTTTCGCCCGGCCCGGGCTGGAAAGCCTGCCCTGGGGCCGCATGGTCACGGTGGGGGATCCCTTCGGCAACCATCTGCGCTTCTGCGAGCCGCCCGCCGGCGGCTGA
- a CDS encoding GNAT family N-acetyltransferase: MTGPEGREFPPFRFRPASEADFETLLDLSIRTMRPQLEALGRWDPARRRARMREGFDPVSTRRIEAPDGTLLGCVSVFAGGDVLEISGFYLEPDCQGAGLGRAVMRAILDERPDLPVRVEVLKGSRALEFYRRLGFVVLAEQSFDWLLELPPRR; this comes from the coding sequence GTGACGGGCCCGGAGGGGCGGGAGTTCCCGCCCTTCCGCTTCCGGCCGGCCTCGGAGGCGGATTTCGAGACGCTGCTGGACCTCTCCATCCGCACCATGCGCCCGCAGCTCGAGGCGCTGGGCCGCTGGGACCCGGCGCGCCGCCGCGCCCGCATGCGCGAGGGCTTCGATCCCGTCTCCACCCGCCGCATCGAGGCGCCGGACGGGACGCTGCTCGGCTGCGTCTCGGTCTTCGCGGGCGGGGATGTTCTCGAGATCAGCGGCTTCTACCTGGAGCCGGATTGCCAGGGCGCCGGCCTTGGCCGCGCCGTGATGCGGGCGATCCTGGACGAACGCCCCGACCTGCCCGTGCGGGTCGAGGTGCTGAAGGGCAGCCGCGCCCTGGAATTCTACCGCCGCCTCGGCTTCGTGGTGCTGGCGGAGCAGTCCTTCGACTGGCTGCTGGAGCTGCCGCCACGGCGCTGA